A window of the Gossypium hirsutum isolate 1008001.06 chromosome A05, Gossypium_hirsutum_v2.1, whole genome shotgun sequence genome harbors these coding sequences:
- the LOC107897121 gene encoding uncharacterized protein — protein sequence MDLLVSGWNFKQFAIPVSPPPPLPPPVLPPSTATTCSFSKPPSSTHKVSFPFRIYRLARISNKSSSPFAIHARKKNSKSEPLLEPTLVEEVSMDDDDKEDELLLFDDFEDDELMIDNDDDDDDFFEEEYTEDETELYVGDGAGGGGISLAGTWWDKEALLLAENVCQSFGGDLGIYAFKTLSNSSIQVRIERLTNKSGSPSMEDIEAFSVSYRAKLDEAELARSIAENITLEVSSPGVERVVRIPQDLDRFKDRSLYVKYVTEVADSGKLSEADGVFRLVSFDMETKCCIWGLADVRINREKAGKGRPLSKKQREWCLETSFDSLRLVRLYSEI from the exons ATGGATTTATTAGTTTCGGGTTGGAATTTTAAGCAGTTTGCAATTCCAGTATCACCTCCGCCTCCACTTCCACCACCGGTATTACCGCCATCCACCGCCACTACTTGTAGCTTTTCCAAGCCTCCAAGCTCAACACACAAGGTTTCGTTCCCGTTTCGGATATACCGTTTGGCTAGAATCTCAAACAAGTCCTCTTCTCCGTTTGCAATTCATGCCAGGAAGAAGAACTCCAAGTCTGAGCCGCTTTTGGAACCAACCCTTGTTGAAGAAGTTTCAATGGACGACGATGACAAGGAAGATGAGCTGCTTCTTTTTGATGACTTCGAAGATG ATGAATTGATGATAgacaatgatgatgatgatgatgatttcttTGAAGAAGAGTACACAGAAGACGAAACTGAACTTTAT GTCGGTGATGGAGCTGGAGGAGGAGGAATTTCACTTGCTGGAACATGGTGGGATAAAGAAGCTTTATTGTTAGCTGAGAATGTATGTCAATCCTTTGGTGGTGATTTGGGTATATATGCCTTCAAAACGCTGTCGAATTCTTCCATTCAAGTCCGCATTGAAAGGCTTACAAATAA ATCTGGTTCCCCCAGTATGGAAGACATTGAAGCTTTTTCTGTAAGCTACAGAGCAAAATTGGATGAAGCTGAACTTGCTCGATCAATAGCAGAGAATATAACCTTGGAG GTTTCATCTCCTGGTGTTGAAAGAGTAGTTCGAATACCACAGGATCTAGACCGGTTCAAGGACCGCTCTCTGTACGTGAAATATGTGACTGAGGTAGCTGACAGCGGTAAACTTTCGGAAGCTGATGGTGTTTTCAGGCTGGTCTCCTTTGATATGGAAACAAAATGTTGCATCTGGGGTTTAGCAGACGTGAGAATAAATCGAGAAAAAGCTGGGAAAGGAAGACCACTTAGCAAAAAGCAGAGGGAATGGTGTCTAGAGACTAGCTTCGATTCTTTACGTTTAGTTCGATTGTATTCTGAAATATGa